From Haliotis asinina isolate JCU_RB_2024 chromosome 8, JCU_Hal_asi_v2, whole genome shotgun sequence, a single genomic window includes:
- the LOC137295170 gene encoding uncharacterized protein, with protein sequence MTRVGCCGKASVFVKASAFLFLFAFGLLLLGFGTPQWSARGGQSEGLWERCTGSMCVSTLDDPLGDEGWFQTVQGLVTIGLILATIGVILTFIIMCDADRTHKKAIRIAAIVHAFVPAGLILSGVFVYWIRGEIYFAVFYLGFSWGITLTAVFVLVVAGILLAVDTDSKHLEECKEDPST encoded by the exons ATGACACGCGTAGGATGTTGTGGAAAGGCTTCGGTCTTCGTCAAGGCATCAGCTTTCTTGTTTCTCTTTGCATTTGGCCTTCTCCTTCTGGGGTTCGGGACGCCACAATGGAGTGCAAGAGGAGGACAAAGCGAAGGACTCTGGGAGAGATGCACCGGGAGCATGTGTGTCTCAACTCTTGATGATCCGCTCGGAG ACGAAGGCTGGTTTCAAACCGTGCAAGGGCTTGTGACGATCGGCTTGATCCTTGCTACGATCGGCGTCATACTAACTTTCATCATAATGTGTGATGCAGATCGCACACACAAAAAAGCAATCCGGATTGCAGCAATCGTGCACGCCTTTGTCCCAG CTGGCTTGATCTTGAGCGGTGTGTTTGTTTACTGGATCAGAGGCGAAATCTATTTCGCCGTCTTCTACCTGGGGTTTTCCTGGGGAATCACCCTCACTGCCGTCTTTGTCTTAGTCGTGGCCGGCATCCTCCTCGCCGTCGACACTGACAGCAAACATCTCGAGGAGTGTAAAGAAGATCCAAGTACATGA
- the LOC137295133 gene encoding uncharacterized protein, producing the protein MTHVGCCGKASALVKAAAFLLLFAFILIILGFGTPLWSSRDGQSEGLWQICTGNECDPVSSDPLADETWFIIAQVCVAVGLITTLIDVILTFVIMLHAKSTGKKAIRVAAIVFAFIPAGFLLVGCLIYAVRGNSYFTVFYLGFSWGITLIAVFVLVVAGILLAVDTDRTIPVDPKANECE; encoded by the exons ATGACACACGTAGGGTGTTGTGGGAAGGCTTCGGCCTTAGTCAAGGCAGCGGCTTTCTTGCTTCTTTTTGCTTTTATCCTTATTATTCTGGGATTTGGGACGCCGCTGTGGAGTTCAAGAGATGGCCAGAGCGAAGGACTCTGGCAGATATGCACCGGGAATGAATGTGACCCAGTTTCATCTGACCCACTGGCAG ATGAAACCTGGTTTATAATCGCCCAAGTGTGTGTGGCAGTTGGACTGATCACTACTCTGATCGATGTCATACTAACTTTCGTCATAATGTTGCACGCAAAATCTACAGGCAAAAAGGCAATACGGGTTGCAGCGATCGTGTTCGCCTTTATACCAG CTGGATTTCTCTTGGTTGGTTGCCTTATCTACGCTGTCAGAGGCAATtcatatttcaccgtcttctaCCTGGGGTTCTCTTGGGGAATCACTCTCATTGCCGTCTTTGTCTTAGTCGTGGCCGGCATCCTCCTCGCTGTTGACACTGACAGAACCATTCCTGTGGATCCTAAAGCAAATGAATGTGAATAG
- the LOC137295066 gene encoding uncharacterized protein yields the protein MTHVGCCGKATALVKAATFLILFAFILVILGFGTPLWSTRDGQSEGLWQRCTGGECVSISSDPLGDQDWFIRVQAGATFGLFTTLIDVILAFIIMLDAACSGKRAMRVAVIVFAFIPAGFLLADCLLYWIRGRLYFTIFHLGFSWGITLTAVFVLAIAGILFAVDTDRTIPVDPKADECECE from the exons ATGACACACGTAGGATGTTGCGGAAAGGCTACAGCCTTGGTCAAGGCAGCTACTTTCTTGATTCTTTTTGCCTTTATCCTTGTTATTCTGGGCTTTGGGACGCCGCTATGGAGTACAAGAGATGGCCAGAGCGAAGGACTCTGGCAGAGATGCACCGGGGGCGAGTGTGTCTCAATTTCATCTGATCCACTGGGAG ACCAAGACTGGTTTATAAGAGTGCAAGCGGGTGCGACATTTGGACTGTTCACTACTCTAATCGATGTCATACTAGCATTCATCATAATGTTGGATGCTGCCTGTTCAGGCAAAAGGGCAATGCGGGTTGCAGTCATCGTCTTCGCCTTTATACCAG CTGGCTTTCTCTTGGCCGATTGCCTTCTCTACTGGATCAGAGGCAGGCTGTATTTCACCATCTTCCACCTGGGGTTCTCTTGGGGAATCACTCTCACTGCCGTCTTTGTCTTAGCCATCGCTGGCATCCTCTTCGCCGTCGACACTGACCGAACCATTCCTGTGGATCCTAAAGcagatgaatgtgaatgtgaatga
- the LOC137295169 gene encoding uncharacterized protein, translating into MTREGCCGTASAFVKVSAFLLLFAFILVLLGFAMPMWSTRDDQIEGLWDRCTGSECVSVSSDPLGGQGWFVFVQVDVTIGLILTMLDVILTFIMMYDAVCSGQKAIRIAAVILAFASAGFLLVGCLVYGIRGRLHFTIFYLGFSWGITLTPVFVLVVAGILLAVDIDRSNPVYSEAAVYT; encoded by the exons ATGACACGCGAAGGATGTTGCGGGACGGCTTCGGCCTTCGTCAAAGTATCTGCTTTCTTGCTTCTTTTTGCCTTTATCCTTGTTCTCCTGGGGTTCGCGATGCCGATGTGGAGTACAAGAGATGACCAGATCGAAGGGCTCTGGGATAGATGCACAGGGAGCGAGTGTGTGTCAGTTTCATCTGATCCGCTGGGAG GCCAAGGCTGGTTTGTATTCGTACAAGTGGATGTGACGATTGGCTTGATACTTACTATGCTCGACGTCATACTAACCTTTATCATGATGTATGACGCAGTATGTTCAGGCCAAAAGGCAATCCGGATTGCAGCCGTCATACTCGCCTTTGCATCAG CTGGATTTCTCTTGGTCGGTTGTCTTGTCTACGGGATCAGAGGCAGGCTGCATTTCACCATCTTCTATCTGGGATTTTCCTGGGGTATCACTCTAACTCCCGTCTTTGTCTTAGTCGTCGCTGGCATCCTCCTCGCTGTCGACATTGACCGCAGCAATCCCGTGTATTCTGAAGCAGCTGTGTATACATGA